One stretch of Paenibacillus sp. FSL R5-0341 DNA includes these proteins:
- a CDS encoding aromatic ring-hydroxylating dioxygenase subunit alpha → MITSNANRNVTSELPRGCTFTAEDWHVLSQYWYPVAQATEVTDKPLAAQLLDVKLVLYRSNDQVVVAKDLCFHRGAPLSKGWVENGEIVCPYHGFRYNCEGKCTAVPAHPSSKISPKLKLIVCPAVERYGLIWTSLAGTEEQIPSFPGWDDPDYINILIPNFDIAGSSGRQMEGFLDVSHFAYVHTETFGDRNNTEVPQYKVKREGNELLAEYWSTVSNYGKGQDLVAPEGFQWLREFRVFPPFAASLTVHFPGDDKLNILNCASPISARYTRLFCPITRNFDKDAPIEDTIKFNLQVFEEDREMVESQKPEDLPLDLHAEAHIPADRTSIAYRQLLTEIGLGRNYTS, encoded by the coding sequence ATGATAACTTCCAACGCAAACCGTAATGTGACATCCGAATTACCTAGAGGCTGTACGTTCACCGCTGAAGACTGGCATGTATTATCCCAATATTGGTACCCGGTAGCCCAAGCAACTGAAGTAACCGACAAACCACTGGCTGCTCAATTGCTCGATGTGAAGCTGGTTCTTTATCGAAGTAATGATCAGGTTGTGGTAGCTAAGGATCTTTGTTTTCACCGCGGGGCTCCACTTAGCAAAGGTTGGGTAGAAAATGGCGAGATTGTCTGTCCTTATCACGGTTTCCGTTACAATTGTGAAGGAAAATGTACCGCAGTACCTGCGCACCCAAGCTCCAAAATCTCACCTAAGCTCAAACTCATTGTGTGCCCGGCAGTCGAACGTTATGGCTTAATATGGACTTCACTGGCGGGAACGGAAGAACAGATTCCATCCTTCCCTGGATGGGATGATCCGGATTATATCAATATTTTAATACCCAACTTTGATATTGCTGGTTCCTCTGGACGACAAATGGAGGGATTTCTGGATGTATCCCATTTTGCCTATGTGCATACCGAAACGTTTGGTGACCGAAACAACACAGAAGTCCCTCAATACAAAGTGAAACGCGAGGGGAATGAGTTGCTAGCTGAGTATTGGAGTACGGTGAGCAACTACGGCAAAGGGCAAGATCTCGTTGCACCTGAAGGTTTCCAATGGTTGCGCGAGTTTCGGGTGTTCCCACCCTTTGCGGCTTCTCTGACGGTACATTTCCCTGGAGACGACAAGCTAAATATTCTGAATTGTGCTTCGCCGATCTCTGCACGTTATACACGTCTATTCTGTCCAATCACACGAAACTTTGACAAAGATGCTCCGATTGAAGATACGATCAAGTTCAACTTGCAGGTATTCGAAGAAGATCGCGAGATGGTTGAGTCACAAAAACCGGAGGATCTGCCCCTTGATCTGCATGCCGAGGCCCATATTCCTGCTGACCGTACTTCAATTGCCTATCGTCAATTATTAACGGAGATTGGTTTGGGACGAAACTACACATCGTAA